In Sulfolobales archaeon, the genomic window CCCAGCCTCAATAGCCCCTTGAAGATCCAGGACTATGTTGTTCTAGCCCTCCCCCCGATCTTTTTCCCCCTCTCCTTCATAGCTTTTAAGGGCTTCTTCATAGTATCGATGGCCCTATCCACTACTATCATGGGGTTCTCGGCTCTAGCGATTATGGCTGTGAGAGGGGTTCTCAGAGGTATTCTTATGAGGAGAGGGTTTTCAGAAACCTTTCTACTGTTTCTCGCATCATCCATAGCACTATATATAGCATTTCTTTTGGGGGGAATCCTCTCCGATAGAATCGGTATGTGGGGCTATGTTGCTGATATATATAGCTCGATAAGGGGCTTCACAGGATCTGGATGGCTTCTACAGCTTGCTCTGGGTGTTATAGGGTTTATGGAGGAGATCTATTGGAGGGGCTATCTCCAGGGCTATGTATTGGAAGGCCTCTATGGGAGGGGCTTAAAACCCTTGAT contains:
- a CDS encoding CPBP family intramembrane glutamic endopeptidase, yielding MRPSLNSPLKIQDYVVLALPPIFFPLSFIAFKGFFIVSMALSTTIMGFSALAIMAVRGVLRGILMRRGFSETFLLFLASSIALYIAFLLGGILSDRIGMWGYVADIYSSIRGFTGSGWLLQLALGVIGFMEEIYWRGYLQGYVLEGLYGRGLKPLILTSIYYTAVHIPTGNPPLVVAALIVGLVLGYIALRAGIICSIASHIAWLEAVVIYAPVDMVLSRF